A stretch of the Actinomycetota bacterium genome encodes the following:
- a CDS encoding GNAT family N-acetyltransferase: protein MSGFVPVNRALDLSQLDCGNASLDRWLRTRALQTETMRTVRTFVWDADGVVVAYYAVAAHSLPRHSLPPKLAHGAPSVIPAYLLAKLALSRRLQGRGLGALVLGEALNRCLHAGIHAGARLVVVDAIDHDAVRFYGSQGFTRTLIPGRMARKLSDVAEAYLASGG from the coding sequence GTGAGCGGGTTCGTGCCGGTGAACCGCGCGCTCGATCTCTCGCAACTCGACTGCGGTAACGCCTCGCTCGACCGCTGGCTCCGTACACGTGCGCTCCAGACCGAGACCATGCGAACCGTGCGCACATTCGTATGGGATGCCGACGGCGTGGTGGTGGCCTACTACGCCGTGGCCGCCCACTCACTGCCGCGCCACTCGCTTCCGCCGAAGCTTGCGCACGGGGCACCTTCCGTGATCCCGGCGTACCTCCTGGCGAAGCTGGCCCTCTCCCGACGCCTGCAGGGGCGCGGCCTTGGTGCATTGGTACTCGGGGAGGCTCTCAACCGCTGCCTGCACGCGGGCATCCATGCCGGGGCGCGGCTGGTGGTGGTGGACGCCATCGATCATGACGCAGTCCGGTTCTACGGGTCGCAGGGCTTCACCCGCACGCTCATCCCCGGCCGCATGGCGCGCAAGCTGAGCGATGTGGCCGAGGCCTACCTGGCGTCCGGCGGGTAG
- the surE gene encoding 5'/3'-nucleotidase SurE, with the protein MLRHGGYHGSPVRILVTNDDGVQAPGILALRQAVDHLGEVFVIAPDANRSAIARGITIHDPLVVDDVEMADGYPALAVSGTPVDCVRLGALGLIGEPPDVVLSGANLGLNLGDDVTYSGTVAAALEGVMLGLPAIAVSQDALGGGSGPGLEYDFSAATAFAAKLVPLACEERFPRNVIFNVNGPGVLPATLAGARVTRLGRRVYGDSLVLEASQGTSRHFRIYGEPMSHDMQPGTDLSAIDDNILSVTPLHFDLTDLEGMDRMARWELDALLQSVAGVS; encoded by the coding sequence ATCCTCCGGCACGGGGGCTACCATGGCAGTCCGGTGAGGATCCTCGTGACCAACGACGACGGCGTGCAGGCGCCGGGCATCCTCGCCCTCAGGCAGGCCGTGGATCACCTGGGCGAGGTGTTCGTCATCGCCCCCGATGCCAATCGCAGTGCGATTGCCCGGGGCATCACGATCCACGATCCCCTGGTAGTGGACGACGTGGAGATGGCCGATGGGTATCCCGCCCTTGCCGTGAGCGGCACACCCGTCGACTGCGTGCGGCTCGGAGCGCTCGGGCTCATCGGTGAGCCGCCCGACGTGGTGCTCAGCGGTGCGAACCTCGGGCTCAACCTCGGTGACGATGTCACCTATTCGGGCACCGTGGCCGCGGCGCTGGAGGGGGTCATGCTGGGGCTTCCCGCCATCGCCGTGAGCCAGGACGCACTCGGCGGCGGCAGCGGGCCCGGGCTCGAGTACGACTTCTCGGCGGCCACGGCCTTCGCCGCCAAGCTGGTGCCGCTGGCCTGCGAGGAGCGGTTCCCGCGGAATGTGATCTTCAACGTCAACGGCCCGGGAGTGCTGCCGGCCACTCTCGCCGGGGCAAGGGTCACGCGCCTGGGGCGCCGGGTGTACGGCGACTCCCTGGTGCTCGAGGCCTCGCAAGGCACCTCGCGCCACTTCCGCATCTACGGCGAGCCCATGAGCCACGACATGCAGCCGGGCACCGATCTCTCGGCCATTGATGACAACATCCTGTCGGTCACGCCCCTGCACTTCGACCTCACCGATCTCGAGGGCATGGACCGCATGGCCCGCTGGGAACTCGACGCGCTGCTGCAGTCGGTTGCAGGGGTGTCCTGA
- a CDS encoding carbon-nitrogen hydrolase family protein, producing MRAAVVQLLADEDTPRNIVRAGELVQAAVVSGAQLVVLPEKWNWWGPASRTAEGAEALDGPSLSAARAWARELGVLVLAGSVLEAIGDGSRAFNTSVLIAPDGRDMAIYRKVHLFDVIVDGHEYRESDAVEPGESLALGDAAGIRLGLSVCYDLRFPELYRSLTASGATALAVPANFTVPTGEAHWQVLLRARAIEDQCFVLAAGQCGEHATGEGAWGHSMVVDPWGTVLAEVPDGEGIACADLDLAEQARLRRALPVLSHRRLP from the coding sequence GTGCGCGCGGCCGTGGTTCAACTGCTGGCCGATGAGGACACCCCGCGCAACATCGTCCGGGCCGGCGAGCTGGTGCAGGCCGCCGTGGTGTCGGGCGCGCAGCTGGTGGTGCTGCCCGAGAAGTGGAACTGGTGGGGACCGGCGTCGCGCACGGCGGAGGGCGCCGAGGCGCTCGACGGGCCGTCGCTGTCGGCCGCCCGGGCGTGGGCGCGCGAGCTCGGGGTATTGGTGCTGGCGGGCAGCGTGCTCGAGGCCATCGGCGATGGATCCCGTGCGTTCAACACCAGCGTGCTCATCGCGCCCGATGGCCGCGACATGGCCATCTACCGCAAGGTGCACCTGTTCGACGTGATCGTGGACGGCCATGAGTACCGGGAGTCGGATGCCGTGGAGCCCGGCGAGTCGCTGGCGCTGGGCGATGCGGCGGGGATCCGGCTCGGCCTCAGCGTGTGCTACGACCTGCGCTTCCCCGAGCTGTACCGGTCGCTCACGGCCTCCGGCGCCACCGCCCTGGCGGTGCCCGCCAACTTCACCGTGCCCACCGGCGAGGCCCACTGGCAGGTGCTGTTGCGCGCACGGGCGATCGAGGACCAGTGCTTCGTGCTCGCCGCGGGGCAGTGCGGCGAGCACGCCACCGGCGAGGGCGCGTGGGGGCACTCGATGGTCGTGGATCCCTGGGGCACGGTGCTGGCCGAGGTGCCGGATGGCGAGGGCATCGCCTGCGCCGATCTCGACCTGGCCGAGCAGGCGCGGCTTCGCCGCGCACTCCCCGTGCTCTCGCACCGGCGCCTGCCCTAG
- a CDS encoding DUF1778 domain-containing protein — protein sequence METVAPKKTERIEIRVTPEQRQVLEQAAWLDESTLSAFMLRVVMERAEEMTDAFRGTVVSPETFDELLAWLDQPPVLDEKLV from the coding sequence GTGGAAACCGTGGCACCCAAGAAGACCGAGCGCATCGAGATCCGCGTGACGCCCGAGCAGCGGCAGGTGCTCGAGCAGGCTGCGTGGCTGGACGAGAGCACGCTGAGCGCGTTCATGCTGCGCGTGGTGATGGAGCGCGCGGAAGAGATGACCGATGCCTTCCGGGGCACCGTGGTGTCGCCCGAGACGTTCGATGAGTTGCTCGCGTGGCTCGATCAGCCGCCTGTGCTCGACGAGAAGCTCGTCTAG
- the dacB gene encoding D-alanyl-D-alanine carboxypeptidase/D-alanyl-D-alanine-endopeptidase yields MTPTPSRCWPPDVVTAPAAPAGAGAAASLRHVVSEARRRPPRALIALAAAGVLAGGGATALGQSDPVASTVDAFARKNPSISVLVQRLDPSGPVTVASWRPDTSLTPASTMKIVTSASALLTVGPEFRFTTRLEAAPDSTGPGGTVSGPAYLIGAGDPMLATRAYSRASLDKLGTPLEELARNVREQGTTRITGGVVVDETLFDRERMGPMWKSSYRWECPPLSGIAINQNRAQNGINVSSPAIAAGQRLVTALRAAGVEVSGGVRAGRDAPGGEIIGQVRSEPLARILDFMNAHSDNFTAETLTKDVGAYGAGIGATRIGTARAENLLRERGILQADDNFVDGSGLSHSNRVSAATLVGVLRMAQAEPDWGDVLINSLPQGGEGTLIRRLKGPRVRKRIHAKTGYINQVASLAGTVVSTSGTPYAFAFLMNTPDIGGAQKTMDTAVTLLATGRADDAAGLP; encoded by the coding sequence ATGACACCGACGCCGAGCAGATGCTGGCCGCCTGATGTCGTGACGGCCCCGGCGGCCCCTGCGGGCGCCGGGGCCGCCGCTAGCCTGCGGCATGTCGTGAGCGAAGCACGCCGCAGGCCCCCGAGGGCCCTCATCGCCCTTGCCGCCGCGGGGGTTCTTGCCGGCGGCGGCGCCACCGCGCTCGGGCAGTCGGACCCCGTGGCGTCCACGGTGGATGCCTTCGCGAGGAAGAATCCATCCATCAGCGTGCTGGTGCAGCGGCTCGACCCATCCGGTCCGGTGACCGTGGCCTCATGGAGGCCCGACACCTCGCTCACGCCCGCATCGACGATGAAGATCGTCACCAGCGCATCGGCCCTGCTCACGGTGGGACCCGAGTTCCGGTTCACCACGCGGCTCGAGGCCGCACCCGACTCCACCGGCCCGGGCGGCACCGTCAGCGGCCCGGCGTACCTCATCGGTGCGGGCGACCCGATGCTGGCCACCCGTGCGTACTCGCGCGCGAGCCTGGACAAGCTGGGCACGCCGCTCGAGGAGCTCGCGCGCAACGTGCGCGAGCAGGGCACCACGCGTATCACCGGCGGCGTGGTGGTGGACGAGACGCTCTTCGACCGCGAGCGCATGGGTCCGATGTGGAAGAGCAGCTACCGATGGGAGTGCCCGCCGCTCTCCGGCATCGCAATCAACCAGAACCGCGCGCAAAATGGCATTAACGTCTCGAGCCCTGCCATTGCCGCCGGGCAGCGCCTGGTGACGGCCCTGCGCGCGGCGGGAGTCGAGGTGTCGGGCGGCGTGCGCGCCGGTCGCGACGCGCCCGGCGGCGAGATCATCGGGCAGGTGCGGTCGGAGCCCCTCGCGCGCATCCTCGACTTCATGAACGCCCACAGCGATAACTTCACAGCAGAGACCCTCACGAAGGATGTCGGCGCCTACGGGGCGGGCATCGGCGCCACGCGCATCGGCACTGCCCGGGCCGAGAACCTGCTGCGCGAGCGCGGAATCCTGCAGGCCGACGACAACTTCGTCGACGGCTCCGGACTGTCGCATTCCAATCGGGTATCCGCCGCCACGCTCGTGGGCGTGCTGCGCATGGCACAGGCCGAGCCCGACTGGGGCGATGTGCTCATCAACTCGCTGCCCCAGGGAGGCGAGGGCACACTCATCCGGCGCCTGAAGGGCCCCAGGGTGCGAAAGCGCATTCACGCCAAGACCGGCTACATCAACCAGGTGGCGTCGCTGGCCGGCACGGTGGTGAGCACATCAGGAACGCCCTACGCCTTCGCGTTCCTCATGAACACGCCGGACATCGGCGGAGCGCAGAAGACGATGGACACGGCCGTCACGCTGCTGGCCACCGGTCGCGCCGACGACGCAGCCGGGCTCCCCTAG
- a CDS encoding NifU family protein, which yields MADVATLTRIEDVLERIRPALHADGGDVELVDFDDEGFVHLHMLGACGGCPMSTATLTLGIEAELRREVPEVEGVVTV from the coding sequence ATGGCAGACGTCGCAACCCTTACCCGTATCGAGGACGTCCTGGAGCGCATCCGCCCCGCTCTGCACGCGGACGGCGGAGACGTGGAGCTCGTGGACTTCGACGACGAGGGCTTCGTCCACCTGCACATGCTCGGCGCCTGCGGCGGCTGCCCCATGAGCACGGCCACCCTCACCCTGGGAATCGAGGCGGAGCTGCGCCGCGAGGTGCCCGAGGTCGAGGGCGTCGTCACCGTCTGA
- the ligA gene encoding NAD-dependent DNA ligase LigA, whose product MSSGGQTGRGTGPGRRSRAEKSAGTAKAPKKGARAATSGAPGQRVSELRDLIRDAAHRYYVLDDPSVDDAVYDDWVRELEAIEAEHPGLVTPDSPTRRVGAQPSESFEPHRHLQAMLSLANARGDEELREWNRRLETVLDQEGMGGQPVHYVVEPKIDGLAVSLTYEHGHLVVGATRGDGEVGEDVTSNIRTIKAVPLVMRPDIGAPPARVEVRGEVYLPLEAFAQFNDARAADGLPTFANPRNAAAGSLRQLDPRLTAERPLSAWFYAVGASEGLDATSQHEVLEWLRTAGFPVNPLINVHDDIDAVAAACEGWEKRRGEIDYDIDGAVVKVDSLEMQRRLGSVARAPRWAIAYKFAPTTATTLLRDIRVNVGRTGAIVPWAELDPVHVGGVTVERATLHNQDDLARKDLRIGDTVIVQRAGDVIPQVVSALTQRRTGDERRFVMSTHCPVCGTELVRPEDEVIWRCPNRSCPAQLVESVIHFASRGCMDIEGLGEKTVQKLFDSRMIANVADLYDLTADQLIPLEGFKDQSAANLIGGIDASKRRPWPRVINALGIRHVGEVTADAIALVAPRLDALLAASAEDLARADGVGPVVAEAVTEFLSSDDNRAMLDRLRAAGLSMEMAVPGGPTLGPLTGCTVVVTGALQGFTRDEAKRAIIAAGGRSTDSVSKKTTFVVVGADPGSKAAKAEKAGVPIVDEALFAAVLAGEQPVPARAD is encoded by the coding sequence GTGAGCAGCGGCGGGCAAACCGGGAGGGGCACGGGCCCCGGGCGGCGTTCGCGGGCCGAGAAGAGCGCCGGCACGGCGAAGGCCCCGAAGAAGGGGGCGCGCGCCGCGACGAGCGGGGCGCCCGGGCAGCGCGTAAGCGAACTGCGCGACCTCATCCGGGACGCCGCGCACCGGTACTACGTGCTGGACGACCCCTCGGTGGATGACGCCGTGTACGACGACTGGGTGCGCGAGCTCGAGGCAATCGAGGCCGAGCACCCCGGCCTGGTCACGCCCGACTCGCCCACCCGGCGCGTGGGCGCGCAGCCGTCGGAAAGCTTCGAGCCGCACCGGCACCTGCAGGCCATGCTGAGCCTGGCCAATGCCCGGGGTGATGAGGAGCTGCGCGAGTGGAACCGGCGGCTCGAGACGGTGCTCGACCAGGAGGGCATGGGCGGGCAGCCGGTGCACTACGTGGTGGAGCCCAAGATCGACGGCCTGGCGGTGTCGCTCACCTACGAGCACGGCCACCTGGTGGTGGGGGCCACGCGCGGCGACGGCGAGGTGGGCGAAGACGTGACCAGCAACATCCGCACCATCAAGGCCGTGCCGCTGGTCATGCGGCCCGACATCGGCGCGCCGCCCGCCCGGGTGGAGGTGCGCGGCGAGGTGTATCTGCCGCTCGAGGCCTTCGCGCAGTTCAACGACGCCCGCGCCGCCGACGGGCTGCCCACGTTCGCCAACCCGCGCAACGCCGCCGCGGGGAGCCTTCGCCAGCTCGACCCGCGCCTCACGGCCGAGCGACCGCTCAGCGCGTGGTTCTACGCGGTGGGAGCATCCGAGGGGCTCGATGCCACGAGCCAGCACGAGGTGCTCGAGTGGCTGCGCACGGCGGGGTTCCCCGTCAACCCGCTCATCAACGTGCACGATGACATCGACGCGGTGGCCGCCGCCTGCGAGGGGTGGGAGAAGCGCCGCGGGGAGATCGACTACGACATCGACGGCGCCGTGGTGAAGGTGGACTCGCTCGAGATGCAGCGCCGCCTCGGGTCGGTGGCGCGCGCGCCGCGCTGGGCGATCGCCTACAAGTTCGCGCCCACCACGGCCACCACCCTGCTGCGTGACATCCGGGTGAACGTGGGGCGCACCGGCGCCATCGTGCCGTGGGCCGAACTTGATCCGGTGCACGTGGGCGGGGTCACCGTGGAGCGCGCCACGCTGCATAATCAGGACGACCTCGCGCGCAAGGACCTGCGCATCGGCGACACGGTCATCGTGCAGCGGGCCGGTGACGTGATCCCCCAGGTGGTCTCGGCGCTCACGCAGCGGCGCACGGGCGACGAGCGCCGCTTCGTGATGTCCACCCACTGCCCTGTGTGCGGCACCGAACTGGTACGCCCCGAGGACGAGGTGATCTGGCGCTGCCCCAACCGCTCATGCCCCGCGCAACTGGTGGAGAGCGTGATCCACTTCGCCTCGCGCGGCTGCATGGACATCGAGGGCCTGGGCGAGAAGACGGTGCAGAAGCTGTTCGACTCACGAATGATCGCCAACGTGGCCGACCTCTACGACCTCACCGCAGATCAGCTCATCCCCCTCGAGGGCTTCAAGGACCAGAGCGCCGCCAACCTCATCGGCGGAATCGATGCCAGCAAGCGGCGTCCGTGGCCACGGGTGATCAACGCCTTAGGGATACGCCACGTGGGTGAGGTGACCGCCGACGCCATCGCGCTGGTGGCCCCGCGCCTCGACGCCCTGCTCGCGGCGTCCGCCGAGGACCTGGCGCGCGCCGATGGCGTGGGCCCCGTGGTGGCCGAGGCCGTCACCGAGTTCCTCTCCTCAGATGACAACCGCGCCATGCTCGACCGCCTGCGCGCCGCGGGCCTGAGCATGGAGATGGCCGTGCCCGGCGGCCCCACCCTCGGCCCCCTTACCGGCTGCACGGTGGTGGTGACCGGCGCGCTGCAAGGCTTCACCCGCGACGAGGCCAAGCGCGCCATCATCGCCGCGGGCGGCAGGAGCACTGACTCGGTGAGTAAGAAGACCACCTTCGTGGTGGTGGGCGCCGACCCCGGGAGCAAGGCCGCGAAGGCCGAGAAGGCCGGGGTGCCGATCGTGGACGAGGCGCTCTTTGCCGCGGTGCTTGCGGGCGAGCAGCCGGTGCCCGCCCGCGCGGACTAG
- a CDS encoding CoA-binding protein: MGPDSTPAEILAATCTIAMIGASPDPEKPSHGVMRYLLEQGYKVIPVRPGDGDVLGIPVVNSLAEIDEPVHMVDVFRKSEAAPGIAREAVAIGAASLWLQPGCVSDEARDIATSAGLAFAEDLCTRQVHRDGGVGSVGPSLLP; the protein is encoded by the coding sequence ATGGGGCCCGATTCCACTCCTGCGGAGATCCTGGCCGCCACCTGCACAATCGCGATGATCGGTGCCTCGCCTGACCCTGAGAAGCCGTCACATGGCGTGATGCGGTACCTGCTGGAGCAGGGCTACAAGGTGATCCCCGTGCGGCCCGGAGACGGCGACGTGCTGGGCATTCCGGTGGTCAACTCACTCGCCGAGATCGATGAGCCCGTCCACATGGTGGATGTGTTCAGGAAGTCCGAGGCGGCGCCGGGGATCGCCCGCGAGGCCGTGGCGATCGGGGCAGCGTCGCTGTGGTTGCAGCCGGGATGCGTGAGCGATGAGGCCCGTGACATCGCCACCTCGGCCGGCCTGGCGTTCGCCGAGGACCTCTGCACCCGTCAGGTGCACCGGGATGGGGGCGTGGGGTCGGTGGGCCCCTCGCTACTGCCCTAG
- a CDS encoding HAD-IA family hydrolase yields the protein MTTSCRSRPCTSTSPISRAWTAWPAGNSTRCCSRLQGCPEPVPRFGTVLFDLDGTVVDTRELIRQSHRHAVTAVLGRDMPDDELLANVGRPLIEQMAAFDEDRAEDLLQAQRAWNHAHTAELIRPYPGVGEMLAALKGAGCRTGVVTSKSGPTVQLAFDALPEVADRIDVLVAVEDTPAHKPGPEPVQLALHRLGSDAGDACYVGDAPFDVAAGRAAGVTTVGVTWGFFPRDAIADADAVIDDVFALEAYLMGAA from the coding sequence ATGACAACATCCTGTCGGTCACGCCCCTGCACTTCGACCTCACCGATCTCGAGGGCATGGACCGCATGGCCCGCTGGGAACTCGACGCGCTGCTGCAGTCGGTTGCAGGGGTGTCCTGAGCCGGTGCCGCGCTTCGGCACGGTCCTGTTCGACCTGGACGGCACGGTGGTGGACACCCGCGAGCTCATCCGGCAGTCGCACCGCCACGCGGTCACCGCGGTACTCGGCCGCGACATGCCCGACGACGAACTGCTTGCGAACGTCGGGCGTCCGCTCATCGAGCAGATGGCGGCGTTCGACGAGGACCGCGCCGAGGACCTGCTGCAGGCCCAGCGCGCATGGAACCACGCGCACACCGCCGAGCTCATCCGCCCGTACCCGGGCGTGGGGGAGATGCTCGCGGCGCTGAAGGGCGCCGGGTGCCGCACCGGCGTGGTCACGTCGAAGTCCGGGCCCACCGTGCAACTGGCCTTCGACGCCCTGCCCGAGGTGGCCGACCGCATCGACGTGCTGGTGGCCGTGGAGGACACCCCCGCGCACAAGCCCGGCCCCGAGCCCGTGCAACTGGCGCTCCATCGCCTGGGTTCCGATGCCGGGGACGCCTGCTACGTGGGCGACGCCCCGTTCGACGTCGCGGCCGGGCGCGCCGCCGGGGTCACCACCGTGGGGGTCACATGGGGCTTCTTTCCCCGCGATGCAATCGCGGATGCCGATGCGGTCATCGATGACGTCTTCGCGCTCGAGGCATATCTCATGGGTGCCGCGTGA
- the truA gene encoding tRNA pseudouridine(38-40) synthase TruA, with protein MPRPWCCSSSRARCPRPPRPPPPSGSKGSLCESLPHPPPRRRRDLPRGHRSRRIAGRGRHGRHPGPDQRHRQRRQCLDHPDAGLHLLRLHRAEHRALVGQPDLRPRADRADVEERRGRPRPVDRAHRRGIELDRGGRRRELLRQRGVHPAGGRERPVPGRRAVRPHQHQGHHRVGQQRSLPPGHHGPAPQQDQQPGQRVREPAADQRREGDRTPPWRHQRLELEHGDQAGQRVRHAEHDQPVGLGAGAEVGHRPLQRLRLPGQLVRADAGRRLPVSPSRVPTLRLGIEYDGVGFAGWAEQPGQRTIEGILRDALEVVLGRRPEVRVAGRTDAGVHATAQVVSLEVPAGTARSRVPPDAQRLMRSLNGLLPDGVAVRAVSQAPDGFDARADALSRAYDYRILTGPPSPLRRDRTLRHTGPPLDRAALDACAAATVGRHDFTAFTPTDTQHVFFDRTVLACAWRDGGEAGDELILRIEADAFLRHMVRVIVGTMLEVSRGKHDLAWFTALLDGAPRSAAGPTAPAHALTLVAVRYPPDAR; from the coding sequence ATGCCGCGCCCATGGTGCTGCTCGAGCTCTCGCGCGAGGTGCCCGCGTCCACCTCGCCCACCACCGCCTAGCGGCAGTAAAGGATCCCTTTGTGAATCGCTTCCGCACCCTCCTCCTCGCCGGCGCCGCGATCTCCCTCGGGGGCATCGCAGTCGGCGCATCGCAGGCCGCGGCCGTCATGGCCGCCACCCAGGTCCAGATCAACGGCATCGTCAACGCCGTCAATGCCTGGACCACCCAGACGCAGGGCTACACCTACTCCGACTACACCGTGCAGAACATCGCGCTCTCGTCGGTCAACCCGACCTTCGCCCGCGCGCAGATCGTGCCGACGTCGAAGAACGTCGGGGTCGTCCCCGCCCAGTGGACCGTGCTCACCGGCGCGGGATCGAGCTGGACCGTGGTGGACGGCGGCGTGAACTTCTGCGACAACGTGGCGTCCATCCCGCCGGCGGTCGAGAACGACCTGTTCCCGGGCGGCGCGCAGTGCGCCCCCATCAGCACCAAGGGCACCATCGCGTCGGCCAGCAACGGTCTCTACCGCCTGGTCATCACGGCCCAGCGCCGCAGCAGGACCAGCAACCAGGCCAGCGTGTACGTGAGCCTGCAGCAGACCAACGGCGTGAAGGTGACCGAACGCCGCCTTGGCGCCACCAACGGCTGGAGCTGGAGCACGGTGACCAAGCCGGGCAGCGCGTACGCCACGCTGAACATGACCAACCAGTGGGGCTCGGCGCAGGTGCTGAAGTCGGCCACCGCCCTCTACAGCGTCTACGGCTTCCGGGCCAGCTCGTTCGGGCTGACGCCGGCCGGCGCCTTCCAGTAAGCCCATCGCGCGTGCCAACGCTGCGGCTCGGCATCGAGTACGACGGCGTGGGCTTCGCGGGCTGGGCCGAGCAGCCCGGCCAGAGGACGATCGAGGGCATCCTGCGGGACGCCCTCGAGGTCGTCCTGGGCCGACGGCCCGAGGTGCGCGTGGCCGGCCGCACCGATGCCGGCGTGCACGCCACCGCCCAGGTGGTGAGCCTCGAGGTGCCCGCCGGAACGGCGCGGTCGCGCGTGCCGCCGGATGCCCAGCGGCTGATGCGCTCCCTCAACGGACTGCTGCCCGACGGCGTCGCGGTGCGCGCGGTGTCGCAGGCGCCCGACGGCTTCGACGCGCGCGCCGATGCCCTCAGCCGCGCATACGACTACCGCATCCTCACTGGCCCGCCGTCGCCCCTGCGCCGCGATCGCACCCTGCGCCACACGGGTCCGCCGCTCGACCGCGCGGCGCTTGACGCCTGCGCGGCCGCCACGGTGGGCCGGCACGACTTCACCGCCTTCACCCCCACCGACACCCAGCACGTGTTCTTCGACCGCACCGTGCTCGCATGCGCGTGGCGCGATGGCGGCGAGGCCGGCGATGAGCTGATCCTTCGCATCGAGGCCGATGCCTTCCTTCGTCACATGGTGCGGGTGATCGTGGGCACCATGCTGGAGGTCAGCCGCGGAAAGCACGACCTCGCGTGGTTCACCGCGCTGCTCGACGGAGCGCCCCGGTCGGCCGCAGGCCCCACGGCCCCGGCTCATGCGCTGACCCTCGTGGCGGTGCGCTACCCGCCGGACGCCAGGTAG
- a CDS encoding DNA-directed RNA polymerase subunit alpha, with translation MSYEPESDIFGQIEVEPLDRGFGHTFGNSLRRVLLSSLEGAAVTSIKIDGVQHEFTTVAGVREDVTDIILNLRGLVCRLVGEADEIEVELSRQGPGVATAGDIACPSDLEILNPELEIANLEAGASLDMVLTIARGRGYVPAEQNKGPGTSIGVIPVDSNFSPVRRVRYEVGAARVGQRTDYDKLTLEVETDGSVDPRTAVAQASAILIERLAIFADPKDIRLLAEEEPEPPQPGGEMANILIEELELGVRSYNCLKRVGVETIGDLISKSEDDLSAIPNFGKKSVEEVKENLARHGLALRDD, from the coding sequence ATGTCCTACGAGCCCGAGTCCGACATCTTCGGGCAGATCGAGGTGGAGCCGCTCGACCGCGGCTTCGGACACACCTTCGGCAACTCGCTTCGCCGCGTGCTGCTGTCGTCGCTCGAGGGAGCGGCCGTCACGTCGATCAAGATTGACGGCGTGCAGCACGAGTTCACCACGGTGGCGGGCGTGCGCGAGGACGTCACGGACATCATCCTCAACCTGCGCGGCCTCGTGTGCCGCCTCGTCGGCGAGGCCGACGAGATCGAGGTTGAGCTCAGCCGTCAGGGCCCGGGCGTGGCCACGGCCGGCGACATCGCCTGCCCGTCCGACCTGGAGATCCTCAACCCCGAGCTGGAGATCGCCAACCTCGAGGCCGGTGCCTCGCTGGACATGGTGCTCACCATCGCCCGCGGCCGCGGCTACGTGCCGGCCGAGCAGAACAAGGGCCCGGGCACCAGCATCGGTGTCATCCCGGTGGACAGCAACTTCTCGCCCGTGCGCCGCGTGCGCTACGAGGTGGGGGCCGCCCGCGTGGGCCAGCGTACCGACTATGACAAGCTCACCCTCGAGGTGGAGACCGACGGCTCGGTTGACCCCCGCACCGCGGTGGCCCAGGCCTCGGCGATCCTCATCGAGCGCCTGGCGATCTTCGCCGACCCCAAGGACATCCGCCTGCTGGCCGAGGAGGAGCCCGAGCCTCCGCAGCCCGGCGGCGAGATGGCCAACATCCTCATCGAGGAGCTCGAGTTGGGCGTGCGCTCGTACAACTGCCTCAAGCGCGTGGGCGTCGAGACCATCGGCGACCTCATCTCGAAGAGCGAGGACGACCTCTCGGCCATCCCGAACTTCGGGAAGAAGAGCGTCGAAGAGGTCAAGGAGAACCTTGCCCGCCACGGCCTGGCGCTCCGCGACGACTGA
- a CDS encoding 50S ribosomal protein L17: MRHRRRGPKLNRDSAHRKSMAANMAVALLEHGRIQTTEAKARLARRTAERAITLGKQGTLHARRQAIALLRNKPITYRLFDDIAPVFKDVPGGYTRVTKLGPRQGDAAPMVLLELSREVPASTSPTTA, from the coding sequence ATGCGACACCGCAGGCGCGGCCCCAAGCTCAATCGTGACAGTGCACATCGCAAGTCGATGGCGGCCAACATGGCCGTGGCGCTGCTCGAGCACGGGCGCATCCAGACCACCGAGGCCAAGGCCAGGCTGGCCCGCCGGACGGCCGAGCGCGCGATCACGCTCGGCAAGCAGGGCACCCTGCACGCCCGTCGCCAGGCGATCGCCCTGCTGCGCAACAAGCCGATCACCTACCGGCTGTTCGATGATATCGCCCCGGTGTTCAAGGACGTCCCGGGTGGCTACACGCGTGTGACCAAGCTCGGTCCCCGCCAGGGCGATGCCGCGCCCATGGTGCTGCTCGAGCTCTCGCGCGAGGTGCCCGCGTCCACCTCGCCCACCACCGCCTAG